The genome window CTCCGTCTGAAGCGAGCATGGGACCGTCTCGATCTTCTCTACGAAGAGACAGAAAACCTCTTCAAGCGTGTAAAGGTAAGCAAGGAACTCTGCGAGCTCCGCAACATGATTAACGTGGGTTATCTCATCACCCGCATGGCGATAGAACGCAAGGAGAGCCGTGGTCTCCACTATACCATCGACTACCCTGTTCATGCTTACGACAAGAAATAAAGTTTTTTCAAGCTACCATATAAAGCCGCCAGGATATTCTCACACGATATCCTAGCGGCTTTTTCTTTGCCTATGCTGCCCCTCAAAAAGTAGACACAGAAAGGTGGAAAACTGATGGAAAATGATTACCTTTGCAAGCAGATAGAGTTGTGTGCCCTGTAGAGAGGGCGTAGCCCGAACGTAAGGGCACACAACTTGCCGAAGCACGGTTATCTTATCGTCAAGTATTCACCAGAAAGGAAACTTTTTATGGCAAAGCATTTAAATCCATTGGAAAAGGAGTTCTTGATTCGTAAGTTCAAGGGAAACTCCAAAGTTAAGCTCGGTGATTTCTGCAGGGCAAACAATGTCTCGGAAACTTCTTTTAAGAAGTGGCTGAAGCAATATGAAGAAGCAGGCATAGAGGGGTTGGCTCGTGCTGATGCTGAGATTGGGAACATACTTCCTGAGGGCATTGACAAAACCAAGGAGGGGTATAAGCGAGAAATCCTACGCTTGCGTATTGAGAATGAACGGCTCAAAAAAAAATATCTGGTGAGGCAGAACGAGGATGGGCAAACGGAGTATGTTCGTTTAAAAATGAAGAGTTCAAAATAGTGGACATGCTATCGCACGAGTATCCTGTCAAGGATATCTGCAAGATGATGGGAGTAAGTCGGTCGGGGTATTACAAGTGGCTTAGAAGAGAGCCTTCATCCCGTGAGATCAATCGTGAGTTCATGGTGGGTGTGGTTGAGGACATACACTCGGAACACCCAACACATGGCTACAGGTGGGTGGCGGCGTACATAAGAATCAATTTACAGTTGAGTATCAGCGACAATTTCTCTTATAAATGCTTCCAATATCTTGGTATTCAGTCACAAACGAGACACAAGATACATTACAAACCACGTAAGGTAAAGGATAAGTACCCCAACCTCATTTATTCCACGTGGGACACGGTAGACAGACCTCGACAAGTTATCGTCTCTGACATGACAGTCATCAAATACTCTTGGTTCTTCTTTGAGTTGACCATGTATTTCGATGTCTTTACGAAAGAAATCCTAACGTGGCATGTGGCTGAGAGACGTGGACATAGAGACCAGTACATTGATGGGCTAAATGATGTCATCAACCTGTTGAAGGGCACAGATGAGCCAACTGTTCTTCATACGGACCAAGGTAGCGTGTATGCTTCACTCGCCTATAATGAGCTGATAAAGGACACGTTGATTGTGAGGTCTATGTCCAGGGCAGGAAAGCCTACAGACAACCCTGTGAACGAATCCCTCAACGGATGGATAAAAGAGGAATTGTTCATAGACTTCAAGATTGAGACATGTAATTCAAGAGAGGAGTTCGAGGAGGCCTTGGACGCATACGTGGATTATTACAATGAGAAAAGACCATGTTGTGCTATCGGCTATGATACGCCAAATAATTACAGGAAGAGGTTTTATAAAGGGGAGCTTCCAAGAAAGGACACTTTTGGGAAGCGAGAGGCTAATGCTACACCGAAGTTCGTCACAGAACGGAAGAAAATGGCTGGAAATGAGAAAAATAAAGAATAATGTTCACTTTTATAAAGAAAAACTTGCAAATATGGATGAGATTGTCTACTTTTGCAAATGAAAAGGAACGAAATTTGATAGATATGTGTACTTTTAAAAATATAAATAATTAATAATCATTTTTTGTGTCCACTTTGGGGAACTGCTACACTACAGGAAAGTTCAAATTCTTAATGACATAGATGACCACACTTTTGCAGCAAAGATTTTGGTAAAACGACATAAATCGCAAAAATAAATTTTGGTAAAACGACATATTTTTGCTAAAAAGATTTTGGTAAAACATATTTTTTATATAACTTTGCACCCATAAAACATTGAAAATATGGAGAATAGGGTATTCAAGAGAAAAATATATAGCCAAATGGCTGAATGGAAGGAAATTTCCAAGGGAAGTACAGCCCTCCTTGTAGAGGGTGCTCGCCGTATTGGAAAGTCAACTATCGTAGAAGAATTTGCCAAGAATGAATACGAATCATACATTATGATAGATTTCAATGAGGCTTCCAAGGAAGTGAAAGCACTCTTTGATGATCTTATGAATATGGATTTCATTTTTCTTTTCCTGCAGAATGCTTACAATAAAACATTGCATGAGCGAAAGTCGGTTATCATCTTCGATGAGGTACAACAATGTCCGAAAGCCCGACAAGCCATCAAGTATTTGGTAAAAGACGGTAGATATGACTATATAGAGACTGGCTCACTTATCAGCATACATAAGAGCACTAAGGACATTAGCATCCCTAGCGAAGAACATCGTATCGAGATGTTTCCGATGGATTACGAAGAGTTCAGATGGGCCATGGGGGACACGGCTAGCGTGCCTCTGCTGCGTCAAGTTTTCGATAAGAAAATATCTCTAGGCGAGGGAGTCAACAGATTGAAGATGAGAGAGCTACGCCTATATATGTTGGTAGGAGGAATGCCACAAGCTGTCAATGCTTATCTTAACACTAACAATCTACAGCAAGTAGATACCGTAAAGCGACAGATTCTCCAACTATATGCTGATGATTTCAGAAAGATAGACCCATCGGGCAAAATATCCAAACTATTCATGTCTATCCCAGCTCAATTGAGCAGGAACCAGCTCCGCTATCAGCCTACTTCTGCTGTAGGAAGAATGGCTGCTGAGAAAATAGATGAGTTGATACTCAACTTAGAAGACAGCAAGACTGTTAACATTGCGTACCACACGGATGATCCGAATGTAGGAATGCCACTGACGGCCAACATCAACAAGTACAAACTGTACATAGGCGATACGGGACTATTCGTAACTTTGGCTTTCTGGGACAAGGATTATACGGAGAACATCATCTACCAGAAACTGTTGAGCGACAAGCTATCCACCAACATGGGATACGTATTTGAGAATCTGGTTGCCCAAATGCTGAGAGCCTCAGGCAACAGACTCTTTTACTATACTTTTCCAAAGGATGCCACGCATTCTTACGAAATCGACTTTTTGTTGTCACGCGGCAGTAAGTTGTGCCCTATAGAGGTCAAGTCGTCTGGATACAAAACGCATGCCTCGCTTGATGCTTTCTGTCAAAAATTCTCCAACAGGATAGTAAATCCGTACTTGGTTTACACCAAAGATCTGCAGAATGATGGGCAAACACTCCTGATTCCGATTTACATGACCCCATTCTTATAAAGCAATGTTTTTTTATTGTACCTTTGCACCTCAGTTGGACGATAAAAACATCATCTCGTCAGCGAGAACTTGATGCTCAGACCGAAATCCTGTGTGGTGGTAGGATAACTGCTGCTCGACAGGAGCGGTGTGTTGGTCTGACGGTCATAATAGAAACTCATGGTAAGGAGTTTGCTGAAGGTATAATCGGCAGAGAAACTCAGTTTCAGAGCATTGTTGCCGCTGCTGGCACTGCTTACCATTGAGGCAATATCACGAACGATGGCTGCCTGCTTGCGGAAACTGAAGTCAAGACGTAGATTCAGATCATGGTTGGTACCATTCTGAACCGTCTTGGTGGTCGACGCATTCTTATTGGCTGCATTCTTGTTGCCGCCCTTCGACTTGGAACGGGAGGCCTTGGCGCCCCAACCGAAAACATCGAAGTTGTTGATGCGGTAACCCATACCGATTACCCAGTCCTTACTCAATGCCTCGTTCAGCTGCACACTCGTCATACTGAGGTTCAACACACGGGTCTGGCGATATTCTGCCTTCACCGTCATATTATTGTTGAATGTGACATCCATACCCAATAATGGCGAGAACGACTCGTTGATACTTACCTGCGAAATGTTGAACATGCTGCTTGGAGATGGATTGCCCGTAGTGGCATCACTCACGAATCCGAGACCGTTCATATACTCCTGGAAGGTGCTGTAACTGTTGTAGCTGCCAACTGCAAAGACGCTCTTGTAAGAGTGGTTGATGTTGATACTCTTAAAGTGCTCGTTGAACCAAGGCAGACGTCCCAGTCCACTATAACGGATAGTCCAGTTTGGCAACATCCGGCTCAAAGCTGGGAATACCGAGAGCGAATTGCCACCCATCGAGGTATAAGCCTTGAGGAAGGCAGGAATCATGACATCGCTGCTATACTGGTTGACCGGCGTGCGGGAAGCATCAAACTTGCCGCCAGCCAGAGCCGAACCAGCCGGATAAACAGTTCCGGCATACTGCGCCTCTACCCTATCTCTGAAACCAGCCAGCGAGTTGACAAACTTCTCGAAGGTCTTGCTGCGATACCCCGAATTGGCATTACCCATTCCCTCGAAAGCCGAACCCAGCGAGATGGTAGTCATCTGGAAGGCTCCACTCTGGGTAGTTGGCGTTCCTTCATACATATACTGTATGCTCTTCTGCGTGGTCTTGGTACGTGTGGCAGAGAGATCAATCTTGAAATCCTTGACAGGCTCCAGGGTGGCACGCAACGTAAGATTATCCGTCTTGCTGGTAGTAGCTGGTGTTGCGATACTGTCGTTGCAGAGCAGCCAGTCGTTGTTTCTAGCCTTCTCGATATAATCGTCACCAACCATACCGAAGGCGAAGTCAAGACCCGGTGCCATCTGTCCCACCTTCTTCTGTCCGAAGGCATCACCCACACTAGGCAAGAAGCCCGGCAGGGTGAGCTGATAGCTGCTGCGATAGTTGATGCTCACATTGCGCACCATCATTGCCAGGCGACTAGCCAACTGCAATCCCTTATACCATTTCTTATCATCAAGCGGTTCCTTAGCCAGTACGGAGAGTTTCACCTTCATGGCAGTATCTACCTTTGAGATGATTCTGATCTGGTTATTATCCACCTTTTTATATTTAAGCGGGAACACTTTGCCGTCTTCCGTCTTGGCATTCACTATCAGTCGCTTGGTATTCTTGCCGTGGCGTATCTTGAATGTGGTATCAGGCAGGAGGGTGATTTCCCGTTCGAAGGCACGCTTGTTCTTAGGCAGCGCCTTCTTCGGATCTGCCGCCTGTTCCTTTGCTTCCTGCTTCTTTTTCTTTTTTTCCTGCTTCTTGCGCTGCATCTGTGCCCTACTCTGGGTACGGTCAAACTTATCGTTTACCTTCTTCAGGAAAGGCACATGGTTGTAGAGTTTCACC of Segatella copri contains these proteins:
- a CDS encoding IS3 family transposase, encoding MLSHEYPVKDICKMMGVSRSGYYKWLRREPSSREINREFMVGVVEDIHSEHPTHGYRWVAAYIRINLQLSISDNFSYKCFQYLGIQSQTRHKIHYKPRKVKDKYPNLIYSTWDTVDRPRQVIVSDMTVIKYSWFFFELTMYFDVFTKEILTWHVAERRGHRDQYIDGLNDVINLLKGTDEPTVLHTDQGSVYASLAYNELIKDTLIVRSMSRAGKPTDNPVNESLNGWIKEELFIDFKIETCNSREEFEEALDAYVDYYNEKRPCCAIGYDTPNNYRKRFYKGELPRKDTFGKREANATPKFVTERKKMAGNEKNKE
- a CDS encoding ATP-binding protein, coding for MAEWKEISKGSTALLVEGARRIGKSTIVEEFAKNEYESYIMIDFNEASKEVKALFDDLMNMDFIFLFLQNAYNKTLHERKSVIIFDEVQQCPKARQAIKYLVKDGRYDYIETGSLISIHKSTKDISIPSEEHRIEMFPMDYEEFRWAMGDTASVPLLRQVFDKKISLGEGVNRLKMRELRLYMLVGGMPQAVNAYLNTNNLQQVDTVKRQILQLYADDFRKIDPSGKISKLFMSIPAQLSRNQLRYQPTSAVGRMAAEKIDELILNLEDSKTVNIAYHTDDPNVGMPLTANINKYKLYIGDTGLFVTLAFWDKDYTENIIYQKLLSDKLSTNMGYVFENLVAQMLRASGNRLFYYTFPKDATHSYEIDFLLSRGSKLCPIEVKSSGYKTHASLDAFCQKFSNRIVNPYLVYTKDLQNDGQTLLIPIYMTPFL
- a CDS encoding helix-turn-helix domain-containing protein, encoding MAKHLNPLEKEFLIRKFKGNSKVKLGDFCRANNVSETSFKKWLKQYEEAGIEGLARADAEIGNILPEGIDKTKEGYKREILRLRIENERLKKKYLVRQNEDGQTEYVRLKMKSSK